In Hyperolius riggenbachi isolate aHypRig1 chromosome 1, aHypRig1.pri, whole genome shotgun sequence, the genomic window aggagctgacaaGGTAGTAGCAGAGCTTGTGACTGTATAGTTTGaccagaccttaccagaggagctgataaggtactatcagtcactataAGGAAGAATAgcgatacctcaccagaggagctggtgggtatatagcacacctcaccagtggcaagggcccactggtgagtagagtggtcgggcaggcaaggttcggcaacagagaggtaagtatcagtatagaatcgtgaggcagaagagtaatcagtaatcaggcagaggttcagcaactataggcagataggcgaaagaacagaatcagtaagcaaatgCAAAGTCAGAGTAttgccagagtcaaacacagataatcaataacaataatatacaatagtcctagtcttgtgtgaaatccctggtttcctcccagatcaaagcacaccggatactagtctaaggtctgagcgctaacactaagtattcacgacagcagacagggaacaaatgaagcccggaggcttaagaagcagaggagacctcacaggcaTGCCCCCTACAACCAACCAATCCGGGGcgacgtgagtctcctctgacgtcagccgaccagcaggtcagctgacgagcctcctcccagcataaaggtcctgtctgtgcacacGCCCGCCCGAGACAGCGACCTTATGGGCAAATGACagtcccgtcctcggcgtcctagacgccggagggacgggcaggggcacggaggcagctgcggcggcggtgctgttcgccgcagctgcccctacGGTTGTTACAGGTACACTGGGCACTGATAAACCATATATTTTCACCTTACCACTTATTGATAGCTTTAAATAGTGAAGTCCAACTTCATTTGGTATACGACAATCCATTCCTTCTTGACCACTTTGCTTTCTTTAAAACCTCTTTTACATCTTTGTTTCGCAGACAGTAAATAATGGGATTCAATAGTGGAGTCACCACTGTATTAAAAACATTCATAACCTTATTGACATCCATTGGGTACGATGCACTTGGCCGAACATAAATAAATATGACGGTTCCATACAGAATGGTGACAACTGTGAAGTGTGAAGCACAtgtagaaaaagctttctgcctcCCTTTGGTGGAGGGGATTTTAAATATGGAAGATATGATGAGCACATAGGAAACAACAGTAATTAGCAATGATGTCAGGATGATACTGCAGGCAAAAAAGAAGACCACAATTTCTTCAAGAAACGTGTCTTGGCATGATAGCTTGAGAAGTGGTGGAATGTCACAGAAAAAATGATTTATGATTTTAGGCTTGCAAAATGTCAGGCGAGATATCAACAGCACAAGGAAAAACACAGAGATGAAAGCTACAGACCAACAAGTTATAGTGGCCTGAATACATACTTGACCATTCATGATAGAGGGATAACGCAAAGGGTTGCAAATAGCTAAATAGCGGTCTACAGCCATCACTCCCAGAAGGAAAAACTCTGTAGAACCCAACGAGAAGTAGAAAAACATTTGGAAGAGACAACCAGGAAATGAGATATATTTCCAACCAGCCAGATTAGCCAAGAGTTTAGGAGCGATGGATGACGTGTACCAGATCTCTACAAAAGAAAGTTGACTGAGTAGAAAATACATAGTAGTATGAAGCCTGGTGTTTACATAGACCAATGAAATAATGCCTACATTGCAAGTTAATGTCAATAGGTAAATTGCAAAGAAAACTACAAATAGAAATAACTGAAGTTCTACAGATATAGTAAAGCCAACTAAGAAAAACTGGGTTGCACTGCTTTGATTTTCCATTTCAATCTTCCCTCTGCAAAGATGGATCATGCATGAATTCTTCTGAACAAATGTTTTGCTGTTATTTATATAATATTAGGTCAAACAATACATAGGTCTGTATGTTGTCATACAGACAACATACAGATCTATCTGCACATCTTTGCAGCCGGTCTATTCAGATACAGCCTGCATTTGAAAGCGCTGACATTTTCTTCTGTTGTACAAAAAATGCaagtctacttgtggctagctgcattcacatgtatcagtttgcatttaatttatctagattagggtttagtgcatagtttgcatctgatttgtattcaaggtgtgtatttaagtccctggggggaatctgcacacctctgttggtttcatttcagttgcagcctgattaggagcgctgccattttttttgctgtatgTGGTCATAGCTTGAGTACCTGCACAGAATGGCTGGTGGTTGGGTTTAATACTCACCCGCTCGCCAGTAGTTCATTAGATGCCAGAATCTCCACCCCCTCTATTGGCAAGACAGCTGTGGCCGTTCTTCCCTGAAGTCTTCCATGAGCTCTGTGGCCACCCTCACTGGCATTGCTGCAGCTCACCTCTGCTAGTGCTCAGCAGTCACCAATTGGGCCGAGGCTGCTGAGCTGGGGCAGGCCACGACaagcaggtgggggtggccactGAGCTTTGGaagactttagaaaaaaaaaaaagtcaatccaCTAATGAATTACAGGCGAGCTGGTGAGTTATTAACTTGCACATGTTGAGTTTCTTATCACCTCATATTGCATATGAGAATAATTCtgatgtaggtttttttttgttttttttattacagagtgctgaaaagttattttatacagaagatgaaacaatatctcctaggagaaaactgaggagagaaAGTCAATTTGGGAATAAGGTCCCATATTTCATTCTTAGCTTATACACTTCCAAAAGATagacaaaataaaataaactaaGGCATTTCTCAACATGAATAACCCCACCCCGCCCTCATTTAGCATAATGGAGTAGCAGAAGAGTATTGCatagtgttagccatcagtaaaagcaggaccttttgaatcaagatgatacAATTTGGTAGTTAACCTAAAAGAAGAGTGAGCTTTCAGCTAATCAGTCTTCttgagactctattcctgttgacctAGTCAATAAATGATGATTTAAAACGTCCTGCTTCAGCAGATTATAGTGATGCATGCAGGAAACTAGACTACAGACAGTCCCCTAGTTACAGACAACTCGAGTTACAACGTTTCCTACAAGTTGTCtttatgtacaaaatatacagtactgtttTTGTTACTACTATTTTTTGgttgttacatgttacagtattgtataaactgttgtaagtagttgAAAGCAAAGTAGAAGCACATTGGAaaatagcaagaaaaaaaaacattgtttatgttatatgtccaaatccagagttgtcctgAAGTAAATCATCTTTCCACATTTCACTAGGTAtaacatataacaataacaataatatttatgtagcgcttttctccctgaggactcaaagcgctgtgaccctgcattatgcagtctcaaaggctcgggaaaagaggtgagtttttagcctttttttaaagctgcccagagtaggagcctctcgtactgattgtggaagtgagttccatagagtaggggctgcataggaaaaggcccgagcaccaaatgttaagtgtatcctgggaataaccagcttcatcttgttggcagagcggagggtgcgtggaggggcataaagttccaatagatccactaagtatttgggtcccatgtggtttagagccttgaatgtcagtaggcagatcttaaaattgattctccattttactggcaaccagtgaagagtttgcagtactggggtgatgtgtgagctgcggggggcattggcttggagtctggctgcagcattctgtactagctgtaaggggcgcagaaccttatctgtagatccgatgaacagggcgttgcagtagtctaggctcaTATGACTCAACTTAAGCTACAAACAAATTCACCTTTCTTACAACCTTTTGCTATCGATCCTGTTTGTGCaagtgtcaaaaacctgagcggttcttgcctttttcatgattgctaacttagTAAAGGagcagcctttaaagcgttgctatcatataaatccggcatagcgggttctgaaccctctataacagtaattatagattgacggtataccttgaaattaatcagagcactcagtatatgattttatataaaaaaaaatgtatttgcttatcatacagcatatatacaaaatatgaacagttccaagtagtgtttccttctaacagtattccatctcctcAAGTCTttagagccaagcgatcatcaatcttctaagtacattcaaaaaagaatataacagttgtgttatgtagaaaaagatcaatagtagtctcatctgtatcaatagctgtgtatctagtagctgtgtaaaacttgtagtaatcttcttaaagaaatagcataaaaaatagcttctaaaaaacctTCTTGTTAACATCAGCGGTGGCTTTAATGAGAGGACAGTTCTATGGCTCTGTGCAATAGCTTGCTCTCATGCTAAAGCATTACAGTGCATAGGTATTGAGTCTGTCACACATTCATGCTAAAGCCTGACAACTGCATTCTTGATACTACTGTTGCTGCTGCAAAATGGCAAAAAGTTTGCATGGTGATGCTGAGAACGTACATTGATCATACCTGAAGTGTGAAAACACTTAATTGACAAAAACGTGAAGAGTGAACTGACTTTGTGCAAAATGTTAATTTCTTATCGCTTGATTGTTGATTGTAATGTTTATACATGAGCAACTTTAGAAATATATATTCATACCAATAAATCATCTCTTTGGGGGAAACAACGGTAAAGACAAGGTAAGGGCTGCTTCACACAGTGCTGTACATTCAAGCAAATGGGCAGAGCCTGTA contains:
- the LOC137528755 gene encoding olfactory receptor 6M1-like, coding for MENQSSATQFFLVGFTISVELQLFLFVVFFAIYLLTLTCNVGIISLVYVNTRLHTTMYFLLSQLSFVEIWYTSSIAPKLLANLAGWKYISFPGCLFQMFFYFSLGSTEFFLLGVMAVDRYLAICNPLRYPSIMNGQVCIQATITCWSVAFISVFFLVLLISRLTFCKPKIINHFFCDIPPLLKLSCQDTFLEEIVVFFFACSIILTSLLITVVSYVLIISSIFKIPSTKGRQKAFSTCASHFTVVTILYGTVIFIYVRPSASYPMDVNKVMNVFNTVVTPLLNPIIYCLRNKDVKEVLKKAKWSRRNGLSYTK